A stretch of DNA from Triticum dicoccoides isolate Atlit2015 ecotype Zavitan chromosome 2A, WEW_v2.0, whole genome shotgun sequence:
ggactatcacggtacatggaagcagaaagatcgctttggagtgtgaggaaggtgatgcggcttatgctgagtcggtttgtgccacgaaggagttgaaattctataaggagcaagttgatccggcagatatgacctctttgaaaaagccgactacggagcatgatccggcgttgaagttcaaatcggctacaaacactaagatgattgattttgttcctggcgactcatccaagcaattcagcatcagcgctaacctggatcccaaataggaaagcgcgctcatcgagttcatctgtgagaaccgggacatctttgcatggaaaccttctgacatgccaggtgtaccaagggaactcgctgagcacacacttaacattgatcctaagtttaaaccggtctgaCAGTTTCTCCGCCACTTCAATGAAGAAAGATGTAAGGCTATctgtgaagaggtagctcggttgttggccgcagggtttatcgtggaggtctttcatccagagtggttggctaatctggtgttggttcttaagaaaaacggcacttggcgtatgtgtgtggattacacagatttaaacaaggcttgccctgcagacccctttgctctccctcgtattgatcagataattgatgctacggcaggttgtgaccgtctgtgttttctggatgcttattctggttatcgtcaaatcaaaatggcagttaaagaccaggagaagacagctttcataactccctttggagccttctgctatgtctccatgccctttggactcatgagtgcccaggcaacttatcagcgttgtgttcagaattgccttcataagcagattgggcgcaatgttcatgcatatgtggatgatattgtgataaagtccagaaaggaggaaacattgatagatgatttgagagaaacctttgacaacctttgggtttacaagatgatgctcaatccggagaagtgtgtctttggtgtcccggcaggtaagctcttgggttttttggtgtcaaacagaggcattgaggctaatccggaaaaaaattcagcgatcacatctttggctaaaccggcgtgtatcaatgacgttcaacgtctgGCTGGCCGGATTACAGCTTTGAGCCGTTTTATCAGTCGTCTCggggagaaggccatccctttatatcagatgctcaagaaaacagataactttgtctggagcgaggtagctgataaagcgttcgaggatctgaagagACAACTAGCTGAGCCGCCCATGCTTGCAGCGTCGATCGATAAGGAgccgttattgctatatgtggctgctaatgcccgagctgtcagcgtggctattgtggtggagcgcaaggaggttggcaaggaatatccggttcaacgaccggtttattatatcagcgaggtgctcattgagtcaaagcagaggtatccacattggcagaagctggtatatggagtgtttatggcaagccggaagcttaaacactattttcagggccatcccatcacagtggtcagttcagcccctctgggagatatcattcaaaacagagaagcaactggccggattgccaagtgggctatcgagcttggacctcatgggctcaaatatataccccgcacaacAATCAAATGccaggcactcgtggacttcatcaatgattggacggagttacaggcaccagaagagaaaccagataatacgtattggactattcattttgatggatccaggcagttggagggctcgagggctggagtcatactaacttccccacgaggtgacaagttttgttatgtcctccatttaatgttcccttgtactaacaatgtagctgaatatgaggctttgctccatggtcttcggatggctaaggagatgaacttaagccaggttaagtgcttcggcgattcagatctggtggctcaacaggtgtctggcacttgcgattctaaagacccactaatggctgcatatcggcgagaggtggatacagtggttggtcactttaagggttatcaggtggaccatatagaccggcgaaagaatgaagcggcagatgctttaagtcgtcttggttctcagcgtaaaccgcttccaccaaatgtctttcttgatgtattgcataatccgtcagtcaaggtaccaacagaagaagagttggctattcctgatccggaggctctatTAGTGGCAGCTTTGCAcatcataccggattggacaatcccatatctggcttacatgaaccggggcgagttaccagacgatgaaacattggctcgacagataatctggcattccaagtccatgaccatacttaacggggagttacatcgttacagcatTTCAGAAGCAATTCAGcgatgtgtttctcctcaagagggttgtgagattttgcgagaaaatcatgaaggggattgcggtcatcacgccggttcaaagtctttggttgctaaggcttttcgccatggtttttaaTGGTTAACAGCACATGCCGATGCGGAAGATTTGGTTAAAAGATGTGACGGCTATCAAAAATTCGCACTTCGTGCTCATGTTccagctcaggagttgaggatgattccaataacttggtcgtttgcaacttgggggcttgatatggttggacccttcaagcgatccaaggacaaaaaaaCCCACTTAttagtggcggttgataaattcacaaaatgggtggaagcagagccagtcagcaagtgtgatgcggccacgacggttcaattcatcaaaaaggtgatattccgttttggttttccacacggcattataactgataatggtactaacctgtcaaaaggggagatggaggaattttgccaacgtgagcacacccggcttgatctagcatcagtggcttacccccagtctaatggtcaagcagatagggcaaatcaagaaattctatgaGGTATCAAACCcagacttatggttcctttaaaggcgaacgctgggttgttgggttgaggagctaccttctgtgttatggagtatcaacaccacacccaataggtctacggttTACACACCttccttcatggtttatggagcggaggcagttcttcctagtgacatccgtcacgactcgccccgtgtgacagcctacgttgaagctgataatgagaaggcacgtcaagactccctggacctgttggatgaagagcgtgatcttgcagcagcacgtttggcgatttatcaacaagatctccgacgttatcacagccgccgggttaaaaccagaacttttcaagaaggcgatttggtgctccatcccatccaggatcagactgatatgcacaagttatccccaccttgggaaggaccctttgtggtcagcaaaaatctgcacaacgggtcttactacctcattgatgttcgagagcacaaagactcatgtaaatcggaggaggagaccaagcggccatggaatatagctcttcttcggccttactatacttgaagccataggctcttcatatgtacatatttatgacgatgtatatatcatataataaaccggagcctccgttaaagcggggtatctgttctttttacatcctgTGTGTGCTTACAAGAGTTTACTGACAAAGCGGACTTTTTTGTTAATCCGGTCTCAGTAGccgcacggatataaagaaaatcactagggggcttggtcatatctgaaccatagctacacctcttgatcggtttgacaccacgaagggatatcactagggggcttggttgttgtcacaccatagctacacctcttgataggcgtttaaaccacaaaagaaaaatatgtggagccaaagagagtgttgcacaaagcacagactcaaacatgggcacacactgagcacagctcacaaagttacttgggggctctttttgcaaagcaacaaagagtttgaaaggacccttgtaattggctatcaagccacggcttggaagcctggtgtattcacctaaagccccgggttaacctgccttcatcaagtaagccactcctgtctaggtaatcctggtatgacccgccgaacatttgacaagtcaatcttttacagaccctgaacttgtcaaagttaaaatgacgattggttaattgaaggcccatcttaaaaggctttgttaaatggtttaactcagaggcgtgGCAGCCCatgaaagcctcgatttggagcctggcaactcgtaaaaagccttgcatatttcctttttgagttttatttgttgaAATTCATAAGTGTCTTCTGATAACCCgacgtccttgacccggcttgcctTTCAACTAGAAGTTGTCGGCACATAATCAGTCATAAACCGGTGTTCGTTGACCCGATCTGGTTTGCCTAAATCGCCAGTACTATAAAGAAAACCCGGTAATTATCCcggtccggtttattatataatccaGCATTATAAGGATGGGGTTATCAACgttccggattggtattaacacctttgccgtatacaccgttggtcaaccaatgaggtatgttgCACATATTGCTTTTTATACAAACACTTCGCTTATTCATCTACGTATTGTATACttgttgggcatcatgacccgtctagcggtaaaccgctagatacTTTTAAGTTGTTGTACCTAGGAACACAATTCATCATGGGCTATGTATAGATATATCCCAAAAGGAGGAACAAGTTGTCACGAGGtattacaaaacatgctcgatggcatggcagataacggATTTTTGGCTATCatattacaagaagctttcaaagcGGCTCCAATTGCATAATTGTTTTTCAAAGTATCGGCACACAGTAGCCAGTAAACCGGCGACCGGTTTAAGACACTTCGTAtggacggtttgatggttgagggtcagttggtgtgggcacttcttcatccctccccagacgctggaaatcaaccgtcgaccaattgattccagttaaagcttgaaacactgcctcttcatggataagattggatgGGTTAacatcaggagcataagtgtgcttacgaatcagaggcacaagttcttcaacttcatggatttcggcaggctgTCTTTTCCCTTTAGCGTTGTAagccggttgaaaatgggacaagtctGTGTCTTCGGCCAACTTGCTGGCTACTGGCTGCATCTCTTTGGTCAGCCGTCGGAGGTCATCATTGTTGAAgtctgaaccgtcctccttcacgcctggatatcctttaatgatgtcctctgcttcaaggtctggaatccaggctttggctcgaataagtGCGGTTAAAGCTCCTGCTCTAGCAGCTGCTTTCTTCAATTCGACaatccgggctggtaacatggccagcttctcaagtgtTTTTTTTATCagggttggtgccggtttgttgtaagcCGCCATGCAAATagcccgctgagacccagagtacaactgttcaatcaaagtatacgccgctttgagcttcatccgcatgtctgtACCAAGATGAGCAATCCGAGTGCCTGCCAAGGTTTTATATCAAAATTCTGACCAATGATAAGGTTCATTGAATTGCGCAGAACACATAATGAGAtatttaccaaagatagcagaagtcatagcgttgatttgccgcttcaagccagctagttcatctacaattggtttcagggctgcctcggtgtcttcggctcttttggttaaaccggatttttcagtttcccagtcagcacgatctttgttgaaagattctttcagcttttccattacggccagggcttgggtcagctcctctttggcttttgcagcttctgcttgttgtgacttcacattctcttgcaagtcagagtttcgGGCATCTCTATTCCTCaattcagcctgcaacattgaaggtatattaAACAACAGAATTTATATATGTactaagtacaaagcgtataacaagttatacacttcatacttgggggctaatgcctacttGCTCTCAATTATTACattttatacaagtctccagaataatgcaagcattatccttgccacttgggggctaatgtacgtatGTTCTAAAATGGATGCatggattaaaaaccggattaacttgccaagttaaaccggcctttgggggctacactgCGGAAAGCTATCTAATTGTTAAAAGAGGAGTCTTGGTTCTTATTAGAGACCTGACATTTTGAGGGCCGATGATGAGAAACTTAAAGtgctacaaagacccggtttatgattaacatcataaaacggcccttgggggctacttgggctagtaTTTCAACTTTGAATCAACGAacaaagggagatgaaaatacctcatatcgctccttcatcaaattcaccaaaccagcttcatagtcccggtttgagtgaagacggttcaagaagccagaatgaAGTTCTTCAGCGTTGAGATGAGCATAATTCGATAAATCActactccatttgcctttttccctagCAACCtgttcttccttggcactatgttgagccaagattacgggatggccaggagagctgtggcccattccAGTAATGATAACATCGTCTCCTTGACCTTCAGTGTTTTTGGCTGGTGATAATGGAGTCTCAGCATCTCTCATCGGACTAGCACGGTTTGGCTCGGCCGGTTCAGTGTCAGGCGCGGCAGGTTCAGCGTCTGTTGGTTCATCCGTGTGTTGGCCTTGAAGgggcgggtcgtcagaggcggcttcaGGATGAAGGCCCTCCGGTTCACAAGTCTGGTCCGGATCACCTCTTGGTTCCTCTTCAACAGTGGCTGGGTCTTCGGGCGGATTGTTGACCTCGAGCTTTCTTGttgggtctagctttggctctGCAAACAAAATTAAAGAGAGGGTTAGCATTTTATTCTAGATTTACAACATATTAAGATGAAAGGTTACAAAGCTTACCCAGCCACAGTTTTCAGAggagggagttgagttgctgtTGATTCActagaggatgagggaggtgtcacctaataatttgaatcggacggattaataggttgtctgaaataacctgccttggaatAAGAATTGTCaagagtaggagagacctcagaccggcgcttccgaaccggggtgtcaggtaaaccggctgaagtaacCTGTTGGCCACTATGCTGGGTTGTCcgacgagcttcatgctgctgagtcttcaaaataaatgttggatccaaatgagcaagtggatgagaaaagcttacttttcggactgcttgacgggtttttttGTGTTGgcttagagtctgaaccggaggaaagggtaattacctctacatcattagcTTGACTGccttctgcgtcctcctgaggaagatcattgttaatgagatgcatgaaaagggagccaagtgagtcaagttctacctcaacttccggatcatcagcatcatcatcaagttccatgttaatccggtcagccgttttccgttttgacgtccatttgacgACTTTGGTTTTGGGGCGAGAAGGATTGACCGCTTTATCCCCAGTTGGCTTTACTGCTTTTTCTACGAATTTCCGTTTCCAAAAGGGATCATCACCCTGTACATACATGCGCAGAAGAAGGATTACAAGCTGAACAAATTAAAGATATCAAGGATGAAAAGGAAGTATAATACTTACAGCAGGCGGTCTGCTCTTAGTATAGAAGGGGTTCAATCCGGTTTGACTACATACTACTTCtgattcattcaaaattttctttacaCTTTCGGTGACCTCTTCATAGGTCACCTGAATGTTGCAATGACATTGTGGGTCTTCAACatcaccggtgtactcacacattaaactggggcaccggcttagcggcaagatgctccaagatatccaacaacgCACGAAATCAatgcctgttaaaccgttggccatgaaagcccggagtttggcgagttgaggggcatatttggcccTTTCTGCAGAGCTTAAGCGTTGCGGCATTGGATaggtgttggaaagccggtgatcacgaaagcctgggaggggattctcatcttcaggagacgtatctttgcagtaaaaccaagtctggttccattccttaggatggctgtgcagtttggcatgaggaaattcaacttctttaCGCTTCtgaattgagacaccaccaagttcagtgttggggccatttACAAATTTTGTGCGCCGGTTTAGGTGaaagaagtcccggaacagctccgcagttggttcttcttgtaagtacacttcatagaagacctggaagttgcataaattGGAGACCGAGTTaggtccgatatcttgaggatgaagttggaaactggcaagcacatcccggtaaaactttgaccctggcggtttgaagccacggcccATGTGATCAACAAAGACAACCACCTCACCCagccttggggttggaggattttctaCTCCTGGGACTCGCCATttaatttcagttttcttaggcaaggtGCCGATGCTGACCATATCATTCAATTGTTCCTCggtgacccgggaacgagcccaattGCAAGCGGTAAATTGCTTGGCCATTGTGGAATAAACAAGCTGGAAacgaaaggccggtttataaatcacTCATGATGACGTATAAGATGCAATGGATTAAAAGATATATTGAGTTATGAAATTGCATAAATCGGAGACCAATGAAAAAATGGATAACAAGGAAAAACcagaacaggggtacccagacactgttaaaccggagtacAACTATGGAGGTGAAAGTCTCCtctggtttatcagagggctaatggtatagattgcttatacaaagttaaaccgcctatattggtgtGAGGGGAAACAGATCTCACAGGTTTATATAAAAATTTCAGATCTAAGGTATGACAGAAATTGGAAAATATTTAGGTTCAAGCTTCAGGTACTTAAACAGTTCAGTAGTTCCAGATAAGTTGTTCTTGATATAAAGAGGGAGTTTAATGAGGAGAATATGATTATGGCTACAGTCGCGCAAGAATAACAGATCCAGCCTAGCCTCGAATGCTACAGATAAGAAAAGAAAGGAATAGCACTGAAGTTTTCGATGAACTCCGACGAACAGTGAAACCCCTAAAAGATAAGATTGGTGTGGAAGTAAAAAAAGGGTTACCAGTGTCACAAGAACGGCGGAGAGATGCCGCAGCTTTCTGGTtcgatcagggtgatgcagcgtccgacggcgaggcagaggcgagGCTTGTCGACAGCGGCGGCGCTCAGGAGCAGGGacctcgcgaggaagaagaagaagaagggacgaaggggtagcaggaaagaaaagaaaaagggtcccctgcccctatttataaggcgaaacgATACAACGGCAAGtacgggaatcgaggagctcaaacAATGGATAAGTAATAATGGTGTCGCTTCGATGACTGGATATGCGTTAATGAAGGTAATCCTGAGCTTTAATGAAcagatgacgtcagggcggtttgTTAAAGACCTGGagcatgacgtcacggcggtttacaagatcaaggtgaaaaTGTAAaagaggaatttttctaagtgatgaagattgacatgaaccggttcaaatcaatctggggcctaatgttggggatattactactgggcgtaaaccggccaggagtatccggattaactttatgaagattagaagcctatgaagatgtgaagatgatgacgctttacaaaggcccaaggcccagaagtgaGTTAAGGCATGTAGATATAAACCGGCttaatcatgtaacttgctttgtaagatagaaagtgtagagaccaaaccggtaacgtttatgatccggcttcgggactctgtaaaccggcgggcgccacccatgtatataaggggacgacccgacagcggttcaagggacaaacaacaactcgagagccagacaaagcggattcgctccctggccttcgaaaccctagcaataccaatcacaactagatgtaggcttttaccttccttgaaggggccgaactagtataaaactccccgtgtccccttgtccggtttaacccctttaagctaacccgttgcgatggctccacgactaagtcctttcacaaggacacctGCCGTGATAAACCCACGACAGTCACCATATTGTCGTGCcggcagaactctccctcgacactttgctggatcaagagttcgagggaagtcattgagatgaacgtgtgcagaactcggaggtgtcgtacgttcggtgcttgattggtcggaatgagaagaagttcgactacatcaactgcattgtcaaacgcttccgcttttggtttacgagtgtacgtggacacactctccctctctcgttgctatgcatcttctagatagatcttgtgtgaacgtaggaaatttttgaaattgcatgctatgttccccaacaatttgacccaactcggtcagaccgaatagaagaactcggtgagaccgatttagttcaaaatatgagcgttaggaatcttggtgggaccgactggaacaactcggcgggaccaatgtgctagggctagggcaaaacctcatctcggtgagaccgattgcttgaactcggtgagaccgatttcagtaaagagcaaacagagacttggtcaagcaaactcagtgggCCCGATTGCATAGTCTTTGTTGGTCTTAATCTCTATTTTGACCATGTTGCTAACACCCCTAATCACTGTGTTGTTTCATCACAACAACAGTGAAATATTGGAAAACATATTTGTGAAATCGTTCAAATCATTTTACTAAAGTAATCGCAATTTTGGAATAGTGAAATatttttaatcagtttaattaaaTATTTAAATTAACCTTTTTTAATAgtgcaaatcacttttctgaaataATTTAAATCTCTGGAATAATGAATATTCAATATCCAAATGATGCAAATCTCTGAAGTAAATGAAACATTACAAACCACATGTCTGAAATAGTGGAAATAAATTCCTGAAAAGTTAAAATCACTTCTCCAAAATAATCAAATTTTCTGGAATAATGAAATATATTTGCATCATTTGGATATTTTGTCAAGAAATGTTTATTTAGTATGTTTACATTACCGACATATGAATACAGAAATCCAAATTTATTACATATACATAATATATAGATATCCCAGAATACACAGGGAGGTAGAGCAGTAGGAGCATCGCTGCGCGTGGATCAATTCAGACCCAAGCACCTAGCAAGTGAGGTTGTTCCCCGGGTCGACGCCGAACTGCTGGCAGTAGTCCGTGTAGTAGCCCGCCCGCGCGCTCACCAAGTCTGGCCTCTTGCCGTCGCACTCCACGTCGCCGTTGATTTTCCTGGTGGTCTCGCCGAACCCCTGCGGCACGGCCTGGTGCACGTTGGTCATCCAGAACCAGAAGGCCGCCTTGAACGTTAGCGCCTGGTCCTGCGCCACCGTCTCCGGGCTGTTGAGCCCGTCGAACCCGGTGCTCTCCCCGGCCGCCCCGTAGTTGTGGTTCCACGACAGCTGCAGCGGCCCGCGCCCGTAGTAGGCCTTCCCCGGGGTACACGGCCACTGCGTGTTCGTCTCGTCGCAGTAATCCTTGTTCGGCCCTTCGTTCTCCTCGATGGAGCACATGTCTGCACGCAAGTTACATACAGCCAGCTTAATTATGGAGAGGTAAATTCGTCCGGTTTTGGTAGTAGTTAGTTAGTTGGAGGTGAACTTACGCCCAGTCTCGTGGGTGAAGTGGGCGAAGAAGGCGGCTATCTCCCTCTTGCCGTCGTCGCTGGTGCTGCCTTTCCCGAAGTCGGGGTTCGCCTGGGCGCCGTCCAGGAAAAACTGGCGCGTGTAGAAGCTCTTGCCGGGGCACCCGTCGGCGGCCTGGGACTTGATCCCGTCGAAGAACGCGTCGGTGACGACGCTCTCCACGGGATCGCCGctcccgccgccgctcgccgtgcaCGGGCCTGACCGACAATCTTGTCCGCAGTAGCTGGCATCGGTCCCGCAATAACCGTACTTGCTGCAGCACTCGTTCGGCTGGCAGCCGCAGTTCTGCGCGGCCACCAGCCCGGCGCCGGATAGGACTAGTGCTGCTAGCCCGAGAGCCAAGATCGCCATGGGCGACTTCGCCATGTCGAATCAAGGTTTGATTGTTGAGGCTGTAGCAGCTGCTTGCTTACGAGGTGACTGTGCATGGCAAGGCGCGGCGGCaagcggtttatatagacacagcaaGTTTGATCTTGCGGACGACTATGGCGTCAAGGTTGGGCTAGATCAAACCGACCGTCGGTCACAGATTCACACGGCTCGTCGACTAtcaagacttttctttgcaggggtCATGTTTCAAAGCATAGTCTGATGCGTAGCCTGCACTTGCTGTCGCACTGTACGAGAGTTCGGCAGTTCAAGACCAAATGCTCGTCGTGTTGAACGGGGAACTAATTCCAGTCCCGGCGTGCTGCTCCCCCCAAGTTCCATCTTTTTTCCACGTCGGTGCTTGGTAGCTAGTGCCGTTACCCTTCTGGTACGTGTATTGTGCGTTTGTGCTCACTGCTTAGTAGTCATTTCTTCTCTCTGCGCGGCCAGGAGTGAGTTACGCAGAAAACAGAAGCTTCACAGAAAGCGCGAGTTTATTGATACCCAGCAAGACAGCACAAAACAGCTTGATCAGTCTAGAAAGGAAGACTCTTCATGGTCAGTCCACTGTGG
This window harbors:
- the LOC119355587 gene encoding chitinase 5-like, encoding MAKSPMAILALGLAALVLSGAGLVAAQNCGCQPNECCSKYGYCGTDASYCGQDCRSGPCTASGGGSGDPVESVVTDAFFDGIKSQAADGCPGKSFYTRQFFLDGAQANPDFGKGSTSDDGKREIAAFFAHFTHETGHMCSIEENEGPNKDYCDETNTQWPCTPGKAYYGRGPLQLSWNHNYGAAGESTGFDGLNSPETVAQDQALTFKAAFWFWMTNVHQAVPQGFGETTRKINGDVECDGKRPDLVSARAGYYTDYCQQFGVDPGNNLTC